The sequence AATGTGAAGGTTGAGGCTGTTGTTGAGGCAGCTAGTCTTGCTGCTAATGGCCAGCCTTTTGAGGTTGTTTACTATCCTCGTGCTGGCTCACCGGAGTTTGTGGTTAGGGAGTCGGCCGTTAGGGCTGCAATGAGGGTGCAATGGTGCTCGGGGATGAGGTTTAAGATGGCGTTTGAGACAGAGGATTCATCTAGGATCAGCTGGTTCATGGGAACCATTTCGTCTGTTCAAGTAGATGATCCAATTCATTGGCCTAATTCTCCTTGGAGACTTCTTCAGGTAACCTATGTTTTTAATCCTGATTTGTCCATCCATGCTCGATTCTTGATCACATTTTGTGCTAAATTATGATGTTGTTATACATATGTTTGATTTTCAAATTCTTGATTACATTTTGTGCTAAATGATTATCTAAAGATTGTGTAGAATAATGAGTTTTGAGCTATTCTTGGATTAGATTCATAGCTTCTCAAACTGTTTAGGCCAATTGCATTTGTAGGTTGTTTGGGATGAGCCTGATTTACTACACAATGTGAAGAGAGTGAATCCTTGGTTGGTTGAATTGGTGTCGACTATGGGAGCTGGCCACGGCCTGTCCCCGTTCTCTCCACCAAGGAAGAGGCCGCGGCTGCCTCAGCCAACGGAGTTTCCCTACGGGCAACTCCCAATGGGGACACTCGTTAGCAACCCCCTCAGTCCTAGCAGCCCCTTGTGTTGTCTACCCGACAACATTCCTGCAGGCGTACAGGGAGCCAGGCATGCTCGATTCGAACTACCTCCACCGGATCTCCAGTTCAAGAAGCTGCAGCCGTTTGATTTCAAGCTGCTCGACTACACTGGTCAATTCCCTAGACTCCTCACCAGCTACCCTCTCCAAAATCCCAACTGTGATGCCTTGTCTTGCTCACTCAAAATGGGGAGTTCTCTTCACGAGGCGAAGAAAACCAACGAGGCCAAGACACCGATGTTTCTTCTGTTCGGGCAGCCGATTCTCACTGCAGAGCAAATCTCTCAGAGCCACTCTGTAGACACAGAAGGCAACAGCTCAGATGGGAATCAAGAAAACACAGCAAACCTATCCAACGGCTCGGGGTCTGCTGTCATTCAGAATTTCCCACCGGAGGCCTCCTCGGATGGAGAGTTTCCAAGGTTCAAGGACCAAACGGCTTATCTTGGGCTGGAGACGGGCCAGTGCAAGGTGTTCGTGGAGTCGGAGAATGTTGGCCGGACGCTTGACCTAGCAATGCTATGCTCTTATGAAGAGCTCTACCGGAAACTGTCAGTCATGTTTGGCATGGAGAGATCAGAGATGTCGAGCAACGTGCTCTACAACGACGCTCGTGGCAACGCGAAACATGTCGGGGATGAGCCCTTCAGGTAACGGATCATCGTCCATCTTTGCCAGATTATTGCATGTCTCAAACTTATTTGATGAAAGATTCAGATTGTGATAGTGTTACTATTGCTTTGAATTTGCAGTGATTTCATCAAGAATGCTAGAAGGCTTACGATTCTTATGGATTCGGGCAGTGTCAATCTTGGTAACTAGAGGCGGATTTGATCGATTATTATTTCAATTGTACAGTTTGATCAAAACTATTGTTGTAGGTTTACAATTTGGAAGTAGTGGGAAAATTCCCTTTCAAGCaaacttcatatttgtttcttcATGAACTCACTTTTGTATTGTTCTAATTCGTTACCATAAAGATTTCCATTATGACTTTTATTTTCATTACATCTTACTCTCTGTTTTAGGCTCTCAGCCATAGCTATAAATGAATCAAATGGAGTTGAATATGTTTGCTGGAGATTAGTCCTAAATTTAATTGAGTTGAAATATGCAAAATTTTAGTTTGCTGTAAACTATCCAACAGACCTAACTATTTAGAAGAGCAAAATTGCATCAAGTTCAAAAGTAATAAGATGAGAAGTTTAACAATATTTCATCTTCaaacaaaataattcaaaaaatgcatcaacaaaaaaaaaatcttagattttttttttttttttaaatccgtTATTGACTAGTGTATTCTACTTCATTAAGGCACTTAATCAAACATGGCTTTTGCAAATGGGACGTGTGATGGGAGGAACCCTAATTACTGAACTCAcataattaaagttattaaacAACAATCAACCCTTTCATACATGTGGTTATCAAACTTGAAATGATGTAAAAGCTCTTCAAACATGTGTTTGGACAACTTCACATAATTTTTTATGTCGGTGCGTGTGCAAAGACAATTAATGATATGTTATATCAAGATGTTGACATATATTGAGAAATTATTTTACGAATCTTTTATATGTTTCGGTCCAAATTTATGTTCTCTAATCACCCTATCCCCATGCATTAGATTTTTTAAATACTGTATTTCGATTTCACATATTTGATAATACTTGATGTTCTTGAATATAATTTGTGCGGTGATGGAATAAAATATGATATGGAGTTAATTAAATGATGTGGACTGTCATTTATAAGATCCCAAGTTGGACTTTTAATTAAAATCCCAAGAAGAGGCAAGAATTCAATTTCCAACCATGAAAACCTACTCTGAAGGCGCAAGACTAGGGCGAGATCAAATTGGGATTTGagcctattttttttaattaatgggGTAATTAATAATGTAATTAAGGAGTGAGCAGGGGTAATGTTAGGCTCTAATCCCAAGTGCTGCTTAGAGAGGTGTTTGGGTCAAACGTCTGTACAGATTTTGCTAACTACCGCGTCGCGACTCTTACCGATCGATCCTCCACGTGTCACGCACGCGCTGCATTTAGGGagttcttaaaaaaaataaaaaaatttggagaAGTATAGATTTTAAAGTTGTGTCATCATAGACTTAAACATTATAGAGTTTTAGAGGCGGAGATGATAATTTAGTCGGAAAATTATGAATTCGAATTCTACTTACCAATATGATTGAGTTTTAGTGGTGGAGATGGTATTTGGAGtccacaaaaatatgaatttgaattatacttattaaaatgATTGACGTTTTTCATATAGCTATGTCTTTGTTATAGaaaaattatgatatttaaatTACAATATATAATCGGAATTATGTGTAAtttatctcttttttttaaaaaaaattgtgatatAATGTTGCGacaaaaagtaattataaatacacATAATACAAATATAGATGACGCTTATAATAGAGATATTTTTCTATGTACAATACATGAATGTTTATTCTTTATGTAtatgtcaatttttttatatattacatTAGTGCttcttttatattaatatttgtgtatatcacattagtatttgatttttaCATTATAATCGTAGATTATATAAAAATGGAGCTGTACAATATATTGTTTCATGAGTCGAGATCCACAAAACATTAGCCCTTCAAAAACAAGTTTTAGCGTGACAATAATGTAGGAATAAAATAGGGTTGATTTGGGAGGAAGCATTTATTATGTTAATTAATTGGTTAATTAAGAGAAGAAAACATAAGGAAATGGGCTCACGTGAGAAGCCTCGAATAGTCAACCCCCTCCCAGGCCCAGAAACAACGCTTGCGCCGTGTTGACGCTCgggccctctctctctctctctctacacacgCACTCACACTACAATAAACCATACAAAGTCAAACTCCATTacataatcttttttttttaattagtatttttttttctatttaaaattGGAATATATAAATGGGGGTGTGTGGAGACAACAATCCTAGGAATGAGCTGGATAAGATTGTTTGTTTTGGAAAGCAGAAGTCTTTCTTAAGCTTAATATGTAATTAGTAAACACATAATAATATGATTTGATAAGATAAATAATTTGCTaacagaaaaaaataaaaaattgatggcTTATTATAATGACGTAGATAAAATTTTAGAATCTAATTAAACTCATCTCAGACGAAAGTGGAGTAGATCCAAAACGTTAGATCTGGAGTTATTGCATTTAATAGGCAATTAAGCGTATCGTATATATTTAGTAATTGAAATTCAACTCTAtctaataagaaattaaattgcatTATCTTATTGGACAACATTCAAGAGGCGTTAAAAAGAtgagtagtgctatttggacaaaatttgtccggacaaaaataaggttaaatttttttaaaaatcaatttatttataaattttgattcaagtttgaaaggatttaattagttttattgttttttctatattgtaattttttcataattttttaatatttttttttattttttgttatttatttgtagtttgtgtactttaaaaataataataattaaaaaggttattaaaaatttacaaaaaaattacaatataaagaaaacaataaaactaactaaatcctaatttattttaaatcaaaacttttaaatgaatttattttataaagtatttaactaaattttgtccggacaaattttgtccaaataacatTGTTGTAAAAAGATATAGAGTAATGAAAACTTCAATCACGAGATCAAggagtaatatttaaaaaaaaaataattgggaTCTTGAATTTTAGGGTTCATAATGGCGTACAACCTAGATAAAAGGccaattcattttatttttggaaacacGAAGCATGTTATTGATGATGCACGAGGAGAAAGCGTTGAATGAGAGACATTATTGCAAAATTTCATGGTCGTATAAATTAATGCTAATATATATGATTGTTTATGCTTTTTCTTAGGGGGATTAGTTATGCTTATCATGATAAGAACTAGTTAGGGTTCAAGAACAAAAATACGATTACTAACTCTATATTGAATTTCAGATAATTTCCTAATTTGCACAATACTACCTTAGTTTTAGAATAAGTGTCTTAAAAAATGACGTCAAAATTCTCAATTTACTATCATCCTCAATGCTAATTTTCtctaattattcaatttttgtatgtaattattcaatttcTTTCTGATATTTGATGGAAGGCGAGGCACGTTTTTGGAAACTGATGAAGAAgtgttatttttcaaaattctcaCTTGTTTAAAATTTGTTGATGTTGAATCACGGTTTAGTTAATAACTGAAGTTGCTCAAAGATAACTTTCACACTTCCATAGTTTATATATTGAGTTGAAATTGTATTttgaatatacatatatgtagtTCGACTCCATTCATTTTACACTCACGATTTTAAATACTTTCTCCATCTTCAAATAAGTGTTATGTTGTAGAGATTTTTTTGCCCCTTTTAAGTGTCATATATTGTGAAATTTTAGAAtaaaattaagttaaattttcAATTCTACCCATGCAtgtttaatagaattaaatgcattttctttattttgttaTCCACTTAATAGAGAAAGAGCAGAGAGTCAAAACTTAAAAATCTTAAAGTTTGGAAATGTAATTAAGGGTATACATCTAAGATTATATTTATCTTTTATATGTGTAAATTTTGTGTCATATGACACTTATTTGCAAATGGAGGGAATatacattataatttaatttacagCTTCAACTTTCGTGAGATTCTCTAAGTTTGGTGAAAGCTGAAATCTAAATCAAGACATGATGCAAGTTTTTGTTATTGTACGTGTGGTTGGCAATGAGAGAACAAGATCCAAGAAATCGAGCAATGTCCAAGTCAATAGTCAACCCTAGATATTAGGTTTCCGTTGTAGAAATTTACAACAcaatatatgtttttaatttctttttgcaTGGGAACAGAAACTCATGGTCGAATTAGTTAATCATGATATATAATTTTAGGTCAACACACATTATACCAAACAACTTCGTGTTTTTCAACCTATGTATGGTATCCAATGTTTAGCGTTCGAATAATGTTTATAAGACCTACACATGCTTAATTTGTAGTACATACTGtaagaaaatgaaatttttgATCTCTAAATACAAAATTTGCATAATGTGCTTGAAAAATGGAATAAAacttattattgtaattttatagAAAGTGTAAGCACTTGGATTTTGATACACCTATATAGATGAGTTCGAATAGAAACCATCTAGGTGTAGGAATTGTGAATCAATCTAGTTATTAATCTTAACTAATTAAACAAATGGTAGAGATAGATTTTTTTACGCTGAATAATGCAGCTTTGTGCATATAATAATGTAGTTTTGTGATATTGTGTTTTATATATTAGtgtcataaaataaataattttaactaataataacactaattttttcTTTAGATAGGAGAAACTTAGAAGTGAGAATTATAGAGCTTAAAAGGGCCCCAAGTAAAAAATAAGTAGAATCCAAGCCTGAAAACACTGATAATGTAGTATTTTGGCCCAAAAGACTTTCTCTGAGAgtcttttaatttaaattgtgaGCCCAACAGCCTAAGCCCATTACACCGCAAGCAACCCATTTGTACCTATTTGTTTTGCAAGGTTTTATTCACATTTTATGTTCTTTCTGTAACTCTCAAATTTTATACACAATATTTCCACAGTTTTAGAATTATgttatgaaattaaatttttagcATGTAAATTCTTCAATTGCATGTCGGAATTTGatatgaaaaaaatatgtaacatGATATCTTTCACGTGTGTCTAAAATGAATGACAATATTCctctaaaattttcaaatacCATAAATgctaatttattttatctttcaCGTGAgttcaaaatgacaaaattccTCGTAAAATTTCAAATACCAAAAAATAATTACCTATTATCTTCGTCCGTCTTATTTTAATACTCCGTATTACTTTTCTAcatatattaagaaaaatatgatttatatgTAATTGTTAAATTTTGATCTTATTTATTGTTCCACAAATTcttcacaaaataaataaatttattttagtaaaacaaaaatttaatgcaattgtttaaatttaaaatttggacTATGTCTTAAGACATCCAAAATAAAGATAGAGTACCATCAAAATGGGACGAAGGATGATACTAGACACGACTGTAAAATTggtaataaattaaatattaattaataatatattaaatattgagCTATTACTAAAACACacacataaattaaatataaactaATGCTAGCATTTGCACttcgtgcaatgcacgagaaatatttttatatttatataacattgataccaacttaattatcatatttataaatataattaaaaattaattttaactgaatattgaaaatacaaaaaaaataaagagaaatcacaataataaaaattgatattatgaaaggcaaaaaaaaaaagataaaaaaaagaattaaaaattagatttatttaaaaaaagatgagagatgagagataatttctttgtaattttgatatttaaataaatataatttttatattttaattcaaatatttacttaaaatatactTTCTTTGTCCATAAAAGAATTtactactttttatttttgggacATCCACAGAAAACTTCATACCTATTTTTggctataccccaccacttataaatacctcatttacccttaattttcactttttcacccttctcaatattaattacaatCCATTTTCACACCTCTTAATACAATCAAcaatattttctccactcaataatttatttattttaaaccaTGCATCACTTCCTCATAGGAGTTCTTTCATGGACAAAGGGCGTATACAATgaaagctcttattgtgatctttaatttgatatccatattattttataatttgtcaaatttcacaattttagaaagaaacaaaacaaataaatagaaaagataatgaaatatatatatatatatatatataatttataaataaacattcaattttaattttttttataattataaaattaccactaaattttaaaaataatttcaattcGAAAATTGCATTtttgatatattataaattatagcTTATAGATTTTACATCCTAATTCCCAAGCGAAAATAGGCAGAATTGTTTGAGATATTTTATATTTCCAAACTCGGcagattttattattttaacctCATAACTAAAGTCGTGTTCCTACAATCTCAATAAATCGCATTCCTAGAAAGACGGCAGCTGTCGCGATCTCCAGCTTCGCCACCTAATCAGCATATTCGGTGCAGTCTTCCATAGTTTTCTTCGCCAACCTCTACCGCTTCTTCTCTCAATTCAACTGTTTTGCCTTTCAAATATGGCAGgtaattttttcttctttctttttcactATTGATAGACTAGGAGATTTTCATGTTACACGCGGgtgtgatttatttattttacaataatGTTGTTTTGTAGCTGATAGATGACTGTATATTCGATTTTGAAGTTCTACATTTTTTAGCTTTTCTTGGCTATGGTGTGCTAGGATGTGTTGTTTTGTGCATCGTTGTTGTGATGGATGAACTGGAAATGaaatgagttaattaaatcaTGTTTTTTATTATAATGAGGTGATTTTTTA comes from Salvia miltiorrhiza cultivar Shanhuang (shh) chromosome 3, IMPLAD_Smil_shh, whole genome shotgun sequence and encodes:
- the LOC131014854 gene encoding auxin response factor 18-like, encoding MINVMHSLSKPMNQVENCLDPQLWHACAGGMAQIPPPNSKVYYFPQGHAEHANENVDFTKFPRITPLMLCKVVSIKYLADSESDEVFAKIRLVPLIMNESDVCDDERGLLGIERNEEREKTNSFAKTLTQSDANNGGGFSVPRYCAETIFPRLDYSAEPPVQTILVKDVHGAVWKFRHIYRGTPRRHLLTTGWSNFVNQKKLVAGDSIVFLRAENGDLCVGIRRAKRGIGGGAEVSCGWNTGIPALHGGFSGFLGENVGLGMGGSRRGGGGELGLKERGNVKVEAVVEAASLAANGQPFEVVYYPRAGSPEFVVRESAVRAAMRVQWCSGMRFKMAFETEDSSRISWFMGTISSVQVDDPIHWPNSPWRLLQVVWDEPDLLHNVKRVNPWLVELVSTMGAGHGLSPFSPPRKRPRLPQPTEFPYGQLPMGTLVSNPLSPSSPLCCLPDNIPAGVQGARHARFELPPPDLQFKKLQPFDFKLLDYTGQFPRLLTSYPLQNPNCDALSCSLKMGSSLHEAKKTNEAKTPMFLLFGQPILTAEQISQSHSVDTEGNSSDGNQENTANLSNGSGSAVIQNFPPEASSDGEFPRFKDQTAYLGLETGQCKVFVESENVGRTLDLAMLCSYEELYRKLSVMFGMERSEMSSNVLYNDARGNAKHVGDEPFSDFIKNARRLTILMDSGSVNLGN